One genomic region from Gossypium hirsutum isolate 1008001.06 chromosome D13, Gossypium_hirsutum_v2.1, whole genome shotgun sequence encodes:
- the LOC121225076 gene encoding cilia- and flagella-associated protein 251, translating to MDDRELEWEIQESSTEDSENGKLSWLMRLGRKIFVTGIVISSAPLVFPPIMAISAIGFVCSVPYGVLLVSYVCTKTLMSRLLPMPSRSAPLLLEYGKACNDEEEEEEEEEEEEEEEEEEEEEETNGVQNEVIKGDISIEREEEELKEDIIEEIEARIELVDKRNEEPDKGDILQKGAYQKDGVQNDVKRSAGDDSEFMNERPSQSFEEVKEITGMQTEQPMIGECRNKPPAEKGQGIEAVVQRDEKCSSNLVNETPLGSGNVKEKDEYVQLIRAIDALVNEKFRGTTREQQKEKEVPGINEVKEEEYVRDKQPIEETCNVVIEFVEDEKNGNNKENEKQFLMEKVDVHFTQSTDIEEDEELVRETRGLLEKIRDQGERGYMDAKPSTEKVHVGTEKDDKQILQISANAVADYGMEMPTSESETEVEKNKADSKEQMKGSVEMDIQKREQPVGPVSETANDDSITKGLTVEIAASIVGQAKDENIVDPSYQLNKEKKDVVFSNEDEREISEEQGLDLSENLSSVSLQGSPQEVNTEESWPSSSYSLHQDASDSSDLPVSTKAQEADNTKIPVENATDAPSNEAIHCEEKIWEQMNALRTIVGYKAARRETCIEELKALYVFTGIEPPASLKDTCDPAEVDAKLGFLKSVVGVK from the exons ATGGATGATCGAGAATTAGAATgggaaatccaagaatcatcaacAGAGGATAGTGAGAATGGCAAACTAAGTTGGTTGATGAGATTGGGAAGGAAAATATTTGTCACTGGAATTGTTATATCATCTGCACCACTTGTCTTTCCTCCAATTATGGCTATTTCTGCTATTGGGTTCGTCTGTTCGGTCCCTTATGGTGTCTTATTAGTAAGCTATGTTTGCACTAAGACTTTAATGAGTAGGTTACTTCCAATGCCTTCGCGATCTGCCCCATTATTGTTGGAATATGGAAAAGCATGTAatgacgaagaagaagaagaagaagaagaagaagaagaagaagaagaagaagaagaagaagaagaagaagaaactaaTGGAGTACAAAATGAAGTTATTAAAGGAGATATTAGCATAGAGAGGGAGGAAGAAGAGTTAAAAGAGGacattattgaagaaattgaggcTAGAATTGAATTGGTTGACAAGAGAAATGAGGAACCAGATAAAGGGGATATTTTGCAAAAGGGTGCATATCAGAAAGATGGGGTCCAAAATGATGTAAAGAGATCAGCTGGAGATGATAGTGAATTTATGAATGAAAGGCCATCCCAAAGTTTTGAAGAAGTTAAGGAAATAACAGGAATGCAAACAGAGCAGCCAATGATAGGGGAATGTCGAAACAAACCGCCAGCAGAAAAGGGCCAGGGTATTGAAGCTGTTGTCCAAAGGGACGAAAAGTGCAGCAGCAATCTTGTGAATGAAACGCCATTGGGATCCGGAAATGTGAAAGAGAAAGATGAATACGTTCAGTTAATTCGGGCCATTGATGCTTTAGTGAATGAGAAATTTAGAGGGACAACTCGagaacaacaaaaagaaaaggagGTTCCGGGAATAAATGAAGTTAAAGAGGAGGAATATGTGAGAGATAAACAGCCAATAGAGGAGACCTGCAATGTTGTGATTGAGTTTGTGGAAGATGAGAAGAATGGCAACAATAAGGAGAACGAAAAACAATTTCTGATGGAAAAGGTAGATGTGCATTTCACCCAGTCTACTGATATTGAAGAGGATGAAGAGTTAGTAAGGGAGACTAGGGGATTATTAGAAAAAATCCGGGACCAGGGGGAAAGAGGTTATATGGATGCTAAGCCGAGTACAGAAAAAGTGCATGTTGGTACTGAGAAAGATGataagcaaattttgcaaatttCTGCAAATGCCGTCGCTGATTACGGGATGGAAATGCCAACTAGTGAATCTGAAACTGAAGTAGAAAAAAATAAAGCTGATAGCAAAGAGCAAATGAAGGGATCTGTGGAAATGGATATTCAGAAAAGGGAGCAACCAGTAGGGCCAGTGAGTGAAACTGCGAATGATGATAGCATTACAAAGGGGCTTACAGTCGAAATTGCTGCATCGATTGTAGGACAAGCAAAAGATGAAAACATTGTAGATCCAAGCTATCAACTGAATAAGGAGAAGAAAGATGTGGTTTTTTCCAATGAAGATGAAAGAGAGATCAGTGAGGAACAAGGGCTTGACCTTTCAGAAAATTTAAGTTCAGTTAGTCTGCAGGGGTCCCCTCAAGAAGTGAACACTGAAG AAAGTTGGCCTTCATCTAGTTACTCACTTCACCAAGACGCTTCTGATTCTTCAGATCTTCCTGTTTCTACAAAAGCTCAGGAAGCAGATAACACTAAAATTCCTGTAGAAAATGCCACGGATGCCCCATCCAATGAG GCAATACACTGTGAGGAGAAGATTTGGGAACAAATGAATGCTCTGAGAACAATAGTGGGGTATAAAGCCGCCCGAAGAGAGACATGCATAGAAGAATTGAAAGCTCTGTATGTGTTCACTGGAATTGAGCCCCCTGCATCCTTGAAGGACACGTGTGATCCTGCAGAAGTCGATGCGAAGCTTGGGTTTCTCAAATCTGTAGTTGGAGTTAAATAG